The Salinibacterium sp. M195 genome includes a window with the following:
- the dinB gene encoding DNA polymerase IV, with product MGKQDGLTRHVSAIDVDDSTATILHVDMDAFFASVELLDHPELIGKPVIVGHKSTRSVVTAATYEARKYGVNSAMPMALALRRCPNAIVLEPHFERYQYFSSRVFEICDELTPKVERLGIDEAFLDVAGARAIYGSPKEVAALLRARVFTETGLVCSVGAAASKYVAKVASGLSKPDGLLVIPGDKTVEFLHPLPISALWGVGAKTEETLRQRGFSTIADIAHADRESLTRAVGESGAVKLHNLAWGNDVREVSERPAEKSIGHETTFEYDVLDGDEIRRELLRLSGKVAIRLRASGMVARTVVLKLRFEDFSTVTRSRKLPEPTDLGRTLYETVRGIYDEFAGEGRPVRLVGVRAEQLGDPGGTLVSLWDTTDGWRDAEEAMEAASARFGSGAVGPARLLGTERSERPRLGQRD from the coding sequence ATGGGCAAGCAAGACGGATTGACGCGGCACGTTTCCGCCATAGACGTCGATGACAGCACTGCAACCATCCTGCATGTAGACATGGACGCCTTCTTCGCCTCAGTCGAGTTGCTCGATCATCCAGAACTCATTGGCAAGCCGGTAATCGTCGGCCACAAATCGACTCGTTCCGTCGTAACTGCGGCAACGTACGAAGCTCGCAAATATGGGGTGAACTCTGCAATGCCAATGGCCCTTGCGCTCCGTCGCTGCCCCAACGCCATCGTGCTCGAGCCGCACTTCGAGCGCTATCAATACTTCTCGTCACGAGTTTTTGAGATCTGTGATGAGCTCACCCCTAAAGTCGAGCGCTTAGGCATTGACGAGGCCTTTCTGGATGTCGCTGGCGCCCGCGCCATTTACGGGTCTCCCAAGGAGGTTGCGGCTTTGCTTCGGGCGCGAGTGTTCACCGAGACTGGCCTCGTATGTTCTGTGGGTGCCGCAGCATCCAAGTACGTCGCCAAAGTTGCATCGGGTTTATCGAAGCCTGACGGGCTTTTGGTGATTCCTGGCGACAAGACCGTGGAGTTTCTTCATCCACTACCGATTTCGGCGCTGTGGGGTGTCGGAGCAAAAACTGAAGAAACGCTTCGACAACGCGGATTTTCCACGATCGCCGACATTGCACACGCCGATCGTGAATCCCTCACGCGCGCTGTAGGGGAGTCGGGCGCGGTTAAGCTGCATAACTTGGCATGGGGTAACGATGTGCGTGAGGTCTCCGAGCGGCCAGCCGAGAAGAGCATTGGCCATGAGACAACGTTCGAATATGACGTGCTCGACGGCGATGAGATCCGCAGAGAACTCCTGCGACTCTCCGGAAAGGTTGCCATTCGCCTGCGGGCTTCCGGCATGGTCGCTCGCACAGTAGTGCTCAAACTGCGGTTTGAAGATTTCAGTACCGTTACCCGGTCGCGCAAACTCCCCGAGCCGACCGACTTGGGGCGCACCCTTTATGAGACCGTGCGCGGGATCTACGACGAGTTTGCGGGAGAGGGCCGCCCGGTGCGGCTCGTTGGGGTGCGAGCCGAGCAACTTGGTGACCCCGGCGGAACCCTCGTCAGCCTCTGGGACACCACAGATGGCTGGCGCGATGCCGAGGAAGCGATGGAGGCGGCATCCGCACGATTCGGAAGCGGTGCTGTTGGCCCAGCCCGTTTGCTCGGAACAGAACGCTCCGAACGTCCTCGGCTTGGTCAACGCGATTAG
- a CDS encoding GlsB/YeaQ/YmgE family stress response membrane protein, which translates to MGIIGWIVLGLIAGAIAKAILPGRQGGGWIATLILGVVGALVGGFVGGAIFGIGLEDFFSIETWLVAIAGSVLVLFIYGLVTRGSRR; encoded by the coding sequence ATGGGAATCATTGGTTGGATCGTACTGGGACTCATCGCCGGCGCAATCGCTAAGGCAATTCTGCCAGGACGCCAAGGCGGCGGTTGGATCGCGACACTGATCCTTGGTGTTGTTGGTGCACTTGTTGGTGGATTCGTCGGAGGTGCGATCTTCGGGATTGGTCTCGAAGACTTCTTCTCCATCGAGACGTGGCTCGTAGCCATCGCCGGTTCAGTGCTCGTGCTGTTCATCTACGGACTAGTCACGCGCGGCTCACGTCGCTAA
- a CDS encoding cold-shock protein: MALGTVKWFNAEKGFGFIAPEDGSPDVFAHYSAIATNGYKSLDENQKVEFDITQGPKGPQAENIRPI, encoded by the coding sequence ATGGCACTAGGTACCGTCAAGTGGTTCAACGCAGAAAAGGGCTTTGGCTTCATCGCCCCCGAGGACGGAAGTCCTGATGTGTTCGCCCACTACTCGGCCATCGCAACAAATGGCTACAAGTCGCTCGACGAGAACCAAAAGGTTGAGTTTGACATCACACAGGGTCCCAAGGGACCCCAGGCGGAGAACATCCGCCCCATCTGA
- a CDS encoding DEAD/DEAH box helicase yields MSTPLPGPTVGTFAAEHLSPSYPERAARGTASKLRAWQAEALDLYFEREPKDFLAAATPGAGKTTFALRLAVELIARRVIDRVTVVAPTDHLKRQWADAADRVGLRLNPGFSNGDAWGGRRFNGIAVTYAQVAMKASLHQEITDSARTLVILDEVHHGGDALSWGDAIHQAFGRATRRLSLTGTPFRSDTAPIPFVTYAPDGKGIRTSVTDYSYGYGRALADGVVRPVMFMAYAGKMRWRTRMGDEMEARLGEGDTKDVTSQAWRTALDPKGEWMPAVLRAADRRLSEVRHSIPDAGGLVIATDQLAARAYAGLIKEITGESATIVLSDEKESSARIEQFASSDSRWMVAVRMVSEGVDVPRLAVGVYATSASTPLYFAQAVGRFVRVRRRGETASIFLPSVPSLMLLAEKLEIERDHALDRDSEKDDDLLDDSLLDSENREEKTSDELADEFIWEALESDANFDRVLFDGNEFGFAAETGSDEELDFIGLPGILEPEQVRELLLQRQKRQSRRAENKPKADQPQPLYRTLKEQRTLLNNLVGRRAKLANEPHGLIHAELRRVCGGPAVAQATVTQLQTRIDYLSKNTHP; encoded by the coding sequence GTGAGCACTCCATTGCCTGGCCCTACCGTAGGCACGTTTGCGGCAGAACACCTCTCACCGTCGTATCCCGAACGCGCCGCCCGTGGCACCGCATCCAAATTGCGTGCGTGGCAGGCAGAAGCCCTCGATCTCTATTTCGAGCGCGAACCGAAAGACTTTCTCGCCGCAGCAACGCCTGGCGCTGGCAAAACCACTTTTGCGCTACGCCTGGCAGTTGAACTCATTGCCCGCCGCGTCATCGACCGTGTCACGGTCGTCGCCCCCACTGATCACCTCAAGCGTCAATGGGCAGATGCCGCCGATCGCGTCGGATTGCGCCTTAACCCCGGATTCTCCAACGGCGACGCGTGGGGCGGGCGCCGGTTCAATGGAATCGCCGTCACTTATGCGCAAGTCGCCATGAAAGCGTCCCTCCACCAAGAGATCACCGATTCCGCACGAACTCTCGTGATCCTCGACGAAGTCCACCATGGCGGCGACGCTCTCAGCTGGGGCGACGCAATTCACCAAGCATTCGGTCGCGCAACCCGCCGACTGTCCCTCACAGGAACACCTTTCCGCAGTGACACGGCCCCCATCCCCTTCGTCACCTACGCTCCTGACGGCAAGGGCATCCGCACCTCCGTAACGGATTACAGCTACGGCTACGGTCGTGCTCTCGCTGATGGTGTCGTTCGCCCGGTTATGTTCATGGCTTACGCCGGCAAAATGCGGTGGAGAACCCGCATGGGCGACGAAATGGAAGCCCGCCTTGGCGAAGGCGACACGAAAGATGTGACCTCGCAAGCGTGGCGTACCGCGTTAGACCCCAAGGGCGAATGGATGCCGGCAGTGCTCCGAGCCGCCGATCGTCGCCTCAGCGAGGTGCGACACTCCATTCCGGATGCCGGTGGGCTCGTTATTGCTACTGATCAGCTCGCCGCGCGCGCTTATGCGGGCCTCATCAAAGAGATCACGGGGGAGTCGGCAACGATCGTGCTCTCCGATGAGAAGGAATCTTCCGCGCGAATCGAGCAATTTGCTTCGAGTGACAGCCGGTGGATGGTCGCGGTGCGGATGGTTTCTGAAGGTGTAGACGTGCCTCGGCTTGCCGTCGGAGTGTATGCAACTTCAGCATCGACTCCGCTCTATTTTGCGCAGGCCGTTGGCCGATTCGTGCGCGTAAGGCGGCGGGGCGAAACCGCGTCAATCTTCTTGCCGAGCGTGCCGTCACTCATGCTTCTTGCGGAAAAACTTGAAATAGAGCGCGATCACGCGCTCGATCGTGACAGCGAGAAAGATGATGATCTCCTCGACGACAGTCTCCTTGATAGCGAGAATCGCGAAGAGAAGACGAGCGATGAACTTGCCGACGAGTTCATCTGGGAAGCACTGGAGTCTGATGCGAACTTCGACCGGGTGCTCTTCGACGGTAACGAGTTCGGCTTTGCCGCCGAGACTGGCAGCGATGAAGAACTGGATTTCATCGGCCTACCGGGCATCTTGGAGCCGGAACAAGTACGCGAATTGCTGCTGCAACGTCAAAAGCGTCAATCCCGCCGTGCGGAAAACAAACCAAAAGCAGACCAGCCGCAGCCGCTGTATCGCACCCTCAAGGAGCAACGAACTTTGTTGAATAACCTCGTGGGTCGTCGCGCGAAGCTCGCTAACGAGCCACATGGGCTCATTCACGCAGAGCTGCGACGAGTGTGTGGCGGGCCGGCTGTCGCTCAGGCGACAGTGACGCAACTGCAAACCCGCATTGACTATTTGAGCAAAAACACACACCCCTAG
- a CDS encoding SGNH/GDSL hydrolase family protein: MQELHPWTRYVAIGDSFTEGIGDPEPESPGGNRGWADRVAEVLGHNKDDFAYANLAIRGRLLNQIHTEQLEPALELKPDLISVSAGGNDIMRPGSDPDEVAVRVEALVAGLRRDGATVILFTGPDIGMTPVLNRVRGKVAIYNENIRAIAQHQDAVVADMWSLRELSDSRMWAPDRLHFSAVGHHTVARMVLDALNVSNELEPFSPEPLPPRRWRQARVEDMGWAREYLVPWVLRRVRHQSSGDNVTPKRPGF; this comes from the coding sequence ATGCAAGAACTACATCCGTGGACGCGATACGTCGCGATCGGTGACTCATTTACCGAAGGCATCGGAGACCCCGAGCCAGAATCCCCCGGCGGCAATCGGGGCTGGGCAGACCGCGTAGCCGAGGTGCTTGGACACAACAAGGACGACTTCGCCTACGCAAACCTCGCGATCCGAGGGCGCCTTTTGAACCAGATTCATACCGAACAGCTTGAGCCCGCTTTAGAGCTCAAGCCTGACCTCATTAGCGTTTCTGCTGGTGGCAACGACATCATGCGTCCCGGTTCAGACCCTGACGAAGTCGCAGTGCGAGTCGAGGCACTTGTGGCAGGATTGCGTCGCGATGGGGCCACGGTGATTCTGTTCACAGGGCCAGATATCGGGATGACGCCAGTCCTTAACCGGGTTCGTGGCAAAGTTGCGATCTATAACGAGAACATTCGCGCAATTGCCCAGCATCAGGATGCCGTTGTCGCTGACATGTGGTCGTTGCGTGAGCTCTCTGATTCTCGAATGTGGGCACCGGACCGATTACATTTCTCAGCGGTCGGACACCACACTGTCGCTCGTATGGTTCTCGATGCCCTCAACGTTTCTAACGAACTTGAGCCTTTTAGCCCAGAGCCTCTCCCCCCGCGACGGTGGCGTCAGGCGCGCGTCGAAGACATGGGCTGGGCGCGAGAGTACCTCGTGCCGTGGGTGCTGCGTCGTGTTCGGCATCAGTCTTCCGGCGACAATGTCACGCCAAAGCGACCTGGTTTTTAG